The stretch of DNA CGTGCCCACCCCGGCCGGCGTGTAGAACGCGGGAATCCCGCACCCTCCCGCGCGCAGCCGCTCGGCGAGTGTGCCCTGCGGGATCATCTCCACCTCCAGCTCACCACCCAGATACTGGCGGGCGAACTCCTTGTTGGCGCCGATGTACGAACCGGTCACCCGCGCGATCCGGCCCGCCGAGAGCAGTACGGCAAGGCCCGACTCCATCGCCCCGCAGTTGTTGGACACCACCCGCAGGCCCGACACCCCGGCGTCGTACAGCGCCGCGATCAGCACGCCGGGCACACCGCTCAGCCCGAACCCGCCCACCGCAAGGGACGAACCGTCCCCCACATCGGCCACCGCGCCGGCGGCCGAGGCCACCACCTTGTCCATCCGTCGAGCCTCATCTCTTCCAGGCCTTCGATGCCCCGTGCATGCCCCGTCCATTAATCAGGGCACTGACTATTTCCACGAGGTTGAACTTACGCTGCCACTCGTTCCCTGGGCCGTCAAGGGCGAGTAGTGTTCAGTGCACCTACGAAAAATTCAGGCACGAGCAGGCACAAGCCAGTGGAGGAACTCATGGCCGCGGTGGACCTGACCACCCACCCCGGGCACCTGGCCCGGCGTCTGCAGCAGGCGCACTACCTGCTGTGGAACACGATGGTGTCCGAGGAGATCACCTCGCCGCAGTTCGCCGTCCTGAACGCGCTCGTCGCCGAGCCCGGCCTCGACCAGCGCACCGTCGGCGAGCGGGTCGGCCTGGACCGCTCCACCATCGCGGAGGTCATCAGCCGCCTGATGCGCCGTGAGCTGCTCGACAAGGTGCGCGACCCGCAGGACGGCCGCCGGTACCTGCTGCACCTCACCGACGAGGGCAAGCGCACGCACGGCAAGCTGACGGTGCGGACGGCGCGGATGAACCAGGTCTTCCTCGGGCCGCTCTCCGCGGACGAGCAGAGCGTGTTCTTCGACCTGCTCCAGCGGGTCTCGGACGCGGCGGAAGGCCTGCGCCATCCCGCGGACACCCTCGCCGCCGGCCGGACCTGAGTCACGCCTTCGCGTACACCACCCACACCTGGCCCTTCGCGAACGCCAGTTGACCGCCTCCGTCCGCCGTCGTGAACTCCGTGCCGTCCTGCGGGGAGGTCCGCTCCCAGCGCGCCTCGTAGGCGCGGCCGTCCCGCAGGACCCGCGCCTTCCCCGAGCCGACGGTCTCGGTGAACGGCGTGTTGTTGCCCGAGCGGTCGTGGAAGCGCGACTCGCGCACCTTCACGTACTGCACGACGACCGTCGAGGCGCCCAGCCTCTTGCCGTTGGCCGTGCGGGCCTGCTCACCGTCCATGGAGACCAGCCAGCGCTCCTGCCCGGCGGACCAGGTGAAGGTGAACCGCGCCGCAGGGAAGCGGACCGTCTGCTCACGTTCCGGGGTGCCGCCCTTCGGGCGCGGGCCGAAGCGGAAGCCCGTGCTCTCCAGGCCTCCCTCGCCCAGGTCGGCGTTCAGTGCTTTCGGGCGTACGAAGAGGTTGTGCGGGGCCACCTTGTCGCCGCCCCGGAAGTAGGCGTCACCCGGCGCCTTGCCGGGTGACAGCTGCCGCAGGGGAGCCGCCGAGATCAGCGGGAGGAGCTTCGACTGCGCCCCGGAGAACACGAGAGCCGGATCGTCGAACTGCCGGAGCAGCTCAAGATCCGTCTCCCGCGCGCTGCGCACCGGGCCGATGACCGGCGGCAACCGGCCGGCGTACACCGCCATCAGGCGGCTGAGACCCGCCTCGACCTGCTCCGCGTACACGACGTCCGCCGCTTCCAGGCCCGTCTGCGGGCGCGCGGGGCGTACGTTGTCGATCTTCACGGCGAGTACGCGCCCTCCGTCGCCGGTGGCGGGGCCCTTCCCGTCCGTGTTGCTCAGGGTGCAGCCAGGTGCCAGGGCAAGGGCGGCGACGGCCGCCACCGCCGCCACCGTCATGCGTCGTGTCCCTGCCCGCGTTCTCATACGGACTTCCTACCCCGTCCGCCCCCGCTCTCCCTTCCTCAGCCCAGATCGAGGGCGTTGCGCAGACCGAGCCGGTAGCGGGTGCGGTCGTGGCGCTTGAGGAGCTCGATCGCCGGGGCCCGGAACAGGGAGGTCACCGTGCACCGTGCGGCGTCCGAGCCGACCCTCTCCAGGATGGCGTTCACCGCCTGGCGCGCCGAGGTGTTGGCGCCTTCCATCGTCGCGAGATCGATCGGCACGGCCACATAGTCCCCCGCCAGGCAGAGGTTGGGGATCTTCGTGGCGGCCGACGGGCGGTTGTGGAGGGTGCCGACCGGATGGATGAGCAGCTCGTCCTCGTTGGTCGGGTTCGGCGTCCCGAGGCCGTCGACGCCCGGGTCCAGGAACCACGAGTGCAGCTTGCTGTCGCTCAGGACCACCTTGCCGGTGTCGTTGAGCGCGGCCTTGAGCTGCGCCCACACTTCCTTGGCGACCTCCTCGCGCGTGCACTGCTTGGCGGTCTTGCCGTAGAGGATCCCGGGCTTGTCCCACTCGGAGATGTCCACGGAGAGGCACTCGACCGCCACACCGTCTCCGTAGTCCGCGGGGAAATCGCGGTCCGGCCAGTGGCCCGCCTGGGCGATGCCAGTGAGCGACCACGGCGAGTCGATGAGGTTGAAGTGGCCCTTCACCACGGGCGGACGCTCCGTCAGGTAGAACTGGATGCCCGTCATCCAGTCCGTCTCCAGCTGGTCGCAGCGCGCCAACTGCGGGTCGGCGGCCTTCAGTTCGGCGCTCCACGTCCTGCGCGCGTGCTCCACCGGCATGGCCTGGACGTACTGGTCGGCGGTGATGTCACGGCGTACACCGTCGGGGTCCTCGATGACGGCCTTCGTGATGCGGCCGCCCGCGAATCCGAGTTGGCGCACGTTCCAGCCGATCCTGAACTCCACGCCCAGAGACTTCAGATGGGTCACCCAGGGGTCGATCCACGCCTCGTTCGTCGGCGCGTCCAGGACGCGGTCGGGCGGGCCGTCCGCGCCCTGGCCGAGCGCGTTGAAGACGAAGGCCTCGCCGAGCGTGCCGACGGTGCGGGTGCTCGCCTCCTCGGCCTTGGTGGCGACGATGTTGCGGGTGACGCCGATCGCGAGGATGCGCTGGTAGTCCTTGGACATCTTCGCGGCGCGCACGAACTCCCACCAGGGCGTCGACTCCCAGGTGTCGTCGCGGCGTTCGTCGCAGCTGGTGAGGAAGACAAGGGCGCGGTTCACGAAGTACGCGACCTCGTGCGCGGGCAGGTTGAAGGCGGTGTCGAGGAGCGCGGTGAGCGCCCGCGCGATGTCGTCCAGGGTGAGCTTCTCCGGCTCGCTGCCCGGCCACGGGATCGGCATCCGGATGTCCTCGCGCCCGGTGCGCGCGAACGACATCTCGCGCGGTGCCGCGAGGTTGTCCCAGACGCCGTTCGCGTTCCCGGGGAAGGGGATGCGGCGCATCGTGTCCGGGAGGTTGTGGTAGATCCCCGGGATGAAGCGGAACCCGTGCTCGCCGGGCAGCGGCTTCCGGTTGCCCTTCGCGCTGTTCGGTACGTCCATGCTGCGGGCCTTGCCGCCGAGCTCCCTGCGCTCGTAGACCGTGACGGCGAAGCCGCGCTCGGCCAGCTCATGGGCCGCGGTCAGGCCCGCGACGCCGCCGCCGAGCACGGCCACGGAAGTCTTCGCCGCATCCGCCCGCGGGGCACGCTCGTCGGCAGCCGCCGGAAGCGCTCCCGCCCCCAGTGCCGCCACGCCGCCCGCCGCGGCCGCCCCCGCGACGAACGTCCGTCTCGTGCTGCCCGTAGCTCCCGAATACCCCACGCCCTGACCCCCTTACCGTAAGTAACACCTGCATCAGGCGCAGGAGCTTACGGTCGGTGTCCGTGACGTGGAAGCGGCGCGAGGCCGCGGGCGCGAACATTGGCGTGAATGTGTTCCCGGCGGTCCGCGGAACCGGGGCATCGACGGTCAGCGCAGCACATCCGCCAGGTCGTAGCGGACCGGCTCCTCCAGCTGGGCGAACGTACAGCTGTCAGGGGTGCGGTCCGGTCGCCAGGTGCGGAACCGCGCGGTGTGCCGGAAGCGCTGCCCGTTCTCCATGTGGTCGTACGCCACCTCGCAGACGCGCTCGGGACTCAATGGCACCCAGGACAGATCCTTCTTGCCCGACCAGCGGCTCGGCGCGCCCGGCATCCGGGACGCCTCGTGCGCGGCCTCGTTCGCCCAGGCGGCCCAGGGGTGGCCTTCGGCCGACTCCATCCGCAGCGGTTCGAGCTCGTCCACCAGCGCTGCGCGCCGCCCCATGGAGAACGCCGCGCAGACGCCGACGTGCTGCAGGGTGCCCGAGTCGTCGTACAGGCCAAGGAGGAGGGATCCGACGATGGGGCCGCTCTTGTGGAAGCGGTAGCCCGCGACCACGCAGTCCGCCGTGCGCTCATGCTTGACCTTGAACATGAGGCGTTCGTTCTGCCGGTAGCGCAGGTCGAGCGGCTTGGCGATGACACCGTCGAGGCCCGCGCCCTCGTACTGCTCGAACCACTCCTGGGCCAGCTCGGGATCCGTGGTGGCGGGCGCGAGATGGACCGGGGCCGTCACACCGTCCAGGGCCTCGGTCAACCGTGTGCGGCGGTCCGTGAGGGGCGTGTCGATGAGGGCCTCGTCGTCCAGGGCGAGGAGGTCGAAGACCACGAAGGAAGCCGGGGTCCGCTCGGCGAGCGTGCGCACCCGGGAGGCTGCCGGGTGGATGCGCTCCGTGAGGGCGTCGAAGTCGAGCCGCCCGTCCCTGGCGATCACGATCTCGCCGTCCAGGACGCACCGGGCGGGCAGCCGGTCGAGCAGGGCCGCGGCCAGCTCCGGGAAATAACGGGTCAGCGGCTTGCCCGTACGGCTGCCGATCTCCAGGTCGGAGCCGTCCCGAAAGACGATCGCGCGAAAGCCGTCCCACTTGGCCTCGTACTGCATGCCCGGCGGGATCCTCGCCACGGGTTTGGCGAGCATGGGCTTGACGGGGGGCATCACCGGCAGATCCATGATTCAAATCTAGGTGGGGTCCGTGGGGTCCGCCTGTTCAGTCAGCGTGCACGAAGACCAGCACATCGAAATGACGCCGCATCCCGAGGCGGAGCGAAATTTCCACCTCGGGATAAGGGTCAGCGTCTTCCTCTCGTCGCAACCCAGTAGGCCAACAGGCCGCCTGGCACTGCGATGGCTGCGTAGAGCAGAGCTGACTGAGCGACACTTCCGTCATCAGCCATGAATTCGCTACTGATCAGCAGAACAAAGAAAAAGGCGAATGCAGTAACGAGCATACCTTTTGAAGCTGGTGTGCGCATGCTCAACTCCTATGCCTTCAGTAGCACTTGGCGCCCTTGAACTTCGCAAGGTAGGTGAACTTGAATTCGACGCCCTTCTTGCACTTGTTGATCTTATCAGCGCCCATGGATACCACTGAGGCATAGACGCCTGCGGCGACGGCCCCACCGATCCCCCCGGTGATGGCACCGATGAGACCAGCCGCAGTGGCTGCAGACCCAGCGTTGACAGCCCTGGCCTGCGACTTGTTCAGCTTCACGTAGACGTACCAGCCGAGGCTGACGCCACGCGGCCTGACCTCGGAAGGCTTTCCCTCCGGAATTTCGCCCCGTACCACGGTCACAACGGGGGAATCCTTGAAGGCCTCGACGGCTTCTTCGTAGGTGTACCCCTGCGAAGCCAGATCCACGTAAGCGCCATCATCGTCAATTCCGGCGACGGCGGCAGGCTTTACATCGCGCGGCGCGGCAGTTGATGCAGACGCTGCGGGTGCAACTGCAACCAGTAGTGCACCAGTCATGGCTGCCGAGCAAGTCGCTTTAAAAATTCGGGACTTAGTCATTCTCAACCTCGATGTTCACAACGCGACAGAAGTCGCGGGGTGAGTTGGCTGATTCTCAAACTCATGCAGGGCCACTCCGCCTGGCCTCAACTCCAGCCCTGAACAAGCCTGTTCACATGACTGCCTGAAGCTGGTCGGCGAACTGGCGTCGATACTCTTCAAACTGCTGCTGCGCGAGGTGGTGGTTTTGGTGGGCGCTACGCGGTTCAGCACTTGCTGAAGTTCCACGAGGACGCGGATGCACCCGCATGGCGCGCAAGCGGACGCCCCTCCATCACGCCACCCCAGAGCTGAACCAGCGCAAGAGCGCCGAGCTCCACCGGAGGCAAGTCCGGTGGACCGTCGTCTCTCCTCCAGGACTGCTAATCCAGTGCCCGTAAGGGGCCTGACCTGGGCGTTCCTCTAGCGTCTCAGATCCATGGCTCGATTCTGTGCCCATACGCCGCTTTGCGCCCGGTATGCGACTCTCGTCCGTTGCGCCTAGCGTGGCCGCATGGGTGGTAAAGCGGTCGAGCTCGACGCGGGCGGGCGGACGGTGCGGCTGTCCAGTGCGGACAAGGTCGTCTTTCCGGAGCGGGGCTTCACCAAGCTGGACGTCGCTCAGTACTTCCTCGCGGTCGGCGACGGGATCGTCCGCGCCCTGCGGGAGCGCCCCACTACGCTCCAGCGCTTCCCGGACGGGGTCACCGGCGAGTTCTTCTACCAGAAGCGCGTCCCCAAGAACCACCCCGACTGGATCCCCACGGCCACCATCGCCTTCCCCAGCGGCCGCACGGCCGAGGAGATGTGCCCCATGGAGGTCGCCGCGGTCATCTGGGCCGCCCAGTTCAACACGCTCACCTTCCACCCCTGGCCGGTACGGCGCGACGACCTCGACCATCCCGACGAACTCCGCATCGACCTGGACCCGCAGCCCGGCACGGACTACGCGGACGCGGTGCGTGCGGCACATGAACTGCGCGCTCTGCTGGACGAGTTCGGGCTGAAGGGCTGGCCCAAGACGTCCGGCGGGCGCGGCCTGCACGTCTTCGTGCCGATCGAACCGCGGTGGGACTTCACCGGGGTGCGGCGGGCCGCGATCGCCTGCGGGCGCGAGCTGGAGCGCCGCATGCCGGACGCCGTCACGACCGCGTGGTGGAAGGAGGAGCGGGGGGCGAAGATCTTCGTCGATTACAACCAGACCGCCCGTGACCGCACCATCGCCTCCGCCTACTCCGTGCGGCCCCGGCCGAACGCCCCCGTGTCGGCGCCGCTGCGCTGGGACGAGGTCGACGACGCGGTGCCGGAGGACTTCGACATCGGCACCATGCCGGAGCGGTTCGCGCAGGTCGGCGATGTGCACGCGGACATGGAGGAGCATGCCTTCTCCCTGGAATCTCTCCTCGAACTCGCCGCCCGCGACGAGCGGGACCACGGCCTCGGCGACCTGCCCTATCCGCCCGAGTACCCGAAGATGCCGGGCGAGCCGAAGCGGGTGCAGCCGAGCCGGGCCAGGCACGAGGACCGACACGAGGACTGACACGAGGGCTGACACCGAGGGAAGGCCGAC from Streptomyces sp. BA2 encodes:
- a CDS encoding MarR family winged helix-turn-helix transcriptional regulator, yielding MAAVDLTTHPGHLARRLQQAHYLLWNTMVSEEITSPQFAVLNALVAEPGLDQRTVGERVGLDRSTIAEVISRLMRRELLDKVRDPQDGRRYLLHLTDEGKRTHGKLTVRTARMNQVFLGPLSADEQSVFFDLLQRVSDAAEGLRHPADTLAAGRT
- a CDS encoding DUF3048 domain-containing protein, whose amino-acid sequence is MTVAAVAAVAALALAPGCTLSNTDGKGPATGDGGRVLAVKIDNVRPARPQTGLEAADVVYAEQVEAGLSRLMAVYAGRLPPVIGPVRSARETDLELLRQFDDPALVFSGAQSKLLPLISAAPLRQLSPGKAPGDAYFRGGDKVAPHNLFVRPKALNADLGEGGLESTGFRFGPRPKGGTPEREQTVRFPAARFTFTWSAGQERWLVSMDGEQARTANGKRLGASTVVVQYVKVRESRFHDRSGNNTPFTETVGSGKARVLRDGRAYEARWERTSPQDGTEFTTADGGGQLAFAKGQVWVVYAKA
- a CDS encoding hydroxysqualene dehydroxylase; protein product: MGYSGATGSTRRTFVAGAAAAGGVAALGAGALPAAADERAPRADAAKTSVAVLGGGVAGLTAAHELAERGFAVTVYERRELGGKARSMDVPNSAKGNRKPLPGEHGFRFIPGIYHNLPDTMRRIPFPGNANGVWDNLAAPREMSFARTGREDIRMPIPWPGSEPEKLTLDDIARALTALLDTAFNLPAHEVAYFVNRALVFLTSCDERRDDTWESTPWWEFVRAAKMSKDYQRILAIGVTRNIVATKAEEASTRTVGTLGEAFVFNALGQGADGPPDRVLDAPTNEAWIDPWVTHLKSLGVEFRIGWNVRQLGFAGGRITKAVIEDPDGVRRDITADQYVQAMPVEHARRTWSAELKAADPQLARCDQLETDWMTGIQFYLTERPPVVKGHFNLIDSPWSLTGIAQAGHWPDRDFPADYGDGVAVECLSVDISEWDKPGILYGKTAKQCTREEVAKEVWAQLKAALNDTGKVVLSDSKLHSWFLDPGVDGLGTPNPTNEDELLIHPVGTLHNRPSAATKIPNLCLAGDYVAVPIDLATMEGANTSARQAVNAILERVGSDAARCTVTSLFRAPAIELLKRHDRTRYRLGLRNALDLG
- a CDS encoding ATP-dependent DNA ligase, which codes for MDLPVMPPVKPMLAKPVARIPPGMQYEAKWDGFRAIVFRDGSDLEIGSRTGKPLTRYFPELAAALLDRLPARCVLDGEIVIARDGRLDFDALTERIHPAASRVRTLAERTPASFVVFDLLALDDEALIDTPLTDRRTRLTEALDGVTAPVHLAPATTDPELAQEWFEQYEGAGLDGVIAKPLDLRYRQNERLMFKVKHERTADCVVAGYRFHKSGPIVGSLLLGLYDDSGTLQHVGVCAAFSMGRRAALVDELEPLRMESAEGHPWAAWANEAAHEASRMPGAPSRWSGKKDLSWVPLSPERVCEVAYDHMENGQRFRHTARFRTWRPDRTPDSCTFAQLEEPVRYDLADVLR
- the ligD gene encoding non-homologous end-joining DNA ligase — translated: MGGKAVELDAGGRTVRLSSADKVVFPERGFTKLDVAQYFLAVGDGIVRALRERPTTLQRFPDGVTGEFFYQKRVPKNHPDWIPTATIAFPSGRTAEEMCPMEVAAVIWAAQFNTLTFHPWPVRRDDLDHPDELRIDLDPQPGTDYADAVRAAHELRALLDEFGLKGWPKTSGGRGLHVFVPIEPRWDFTGVRRAAIACGRELERRMPDAVTTAWWKEERGAKIFVDYNQTARDRTIASAYSVRPRPNAPVSAPLRWDEVDDAVPEDFDIGTMPERFAQVGDVHADMEEHAFSLESLLELAARDERDHGLGDLPYPPEYPKMPGEPKRVQPSRARHEDRHED